From one Nitrospira sp. MA-1 genomic stretch:
- a CDS encoding pilus assembly protein has translation MKSLIRSFQKLMSPCQTESGITVVEVGATMLVFLTALFAVAEMGWFFVHQNTLTSAVREGIRIGTVGATSVDGNGNALSREDSIKQAIQQSAAAVMDIDSSNIFIFPVDADWTDPDDPAVVGTASAGGAGAFMRVRVNFTHQFFTQLIGGFFGAGDSMVMSSEGTYRNENFILGGGS, from the coding sequence ATGAAGAGCTTGATCAGGTCTTTTCAGAAATTGATGTCTCCATGCCAGACGGAATCGGGAATCACGGTCGTGGAAGTGGGAGCAACCATGCTGGTATTTCTCACCGCACTCTTCGCGGTAGCGGAAATGGGTTGGTTTTTCGTGCACCAGAATACTCTCACTTCTGCAGTTAGAGAGGGCATTCGTATTGGAACCGTTGGCGCGACTTCAGTCGATGGTAATGGAAATGCCTTATCCCGTGAAGACTCAATTAAACAAGCGATTCAACAAAGTGCCGCAGCAGTCATGGATATCGACTCGTCAAACATTTTCATTTTTCCCGTCGATGCCGATTGGACCGATCCTGATGATCCAGCCGTTGTGGGAACGGCAAGTGCCGGCGGTGCCGGCGCATTTATGCGGGTCAGAGTCAATTTCACCCATCAATTTTTCACCCAATTGATCGGCGGTTTTTTTGGGGCAGGAGACTCCATGGTCATGTCCTCCGAGGGGACCTACCGCAATGAAAATTTCATCTTAGGAGGCGGATCATGA
- a CDS encoding response regulator: protein MMTLPIHTVLLVDDNPDDCEIVREAWDEITLGQELRCVNDGTELLDYLYRRGLFSRRECAPRPSVILLDLNMPHMTGGEVLTEIKKNPSLACIPIVVLTTSIAPKDICSTAGMGVNGYMQKPNSYAGYIQMFVNLRKHWAEVLKQPLTGRGGNCSSNVAWC, encoded by the coding sequence ATGATGACTCTGCCTATCCATACGGTTCTGCTTGTTGATGATAATCCCGATGACTGCGAAATTGTGAGAGAGGCATGGGACGAAATCACGCTTGGACAAGAATTGCGGTGTGTGAATGATGGCACCGAATTGCTGGATTACTTATACCGCCGTGGCCTCTTTTCAAGGCGAGAATGTGCGCCACGCCCCAGTGTGATTCTCCTGGATTTAAATATGCCTCACATGACCGGAGGGGAAGTTCTCACTGAAATCAAGAAGAATCCATCTCTGGCATGTATCCCCATTGTGGTGTTGACCACGTCGATTGCTCCAAAGGATATCTGTTCCACCGCCGGTATGGGGGTGAATGGATACATGCAAAAACCCAATTCCTATGCCGGGTATATCCAGATGTTTGTCAATTTGAGAAAGCACTGGGCGGAAGTCCTAAAACAGCCATTGACGGGACGTGGTGGGAATTGCTCTTCCAATGTCGCCTGGTGTTGA
- a CDS encoding cytochrome c, whose protein sequence is MFKRIKVFFIIVLLFLVGSTLAALWLLPGTFSAKSTPPEWEVKAARFIRHLATPSHFLKMTNPVPHSSEALGEARHHFADHCATCHANDGSGKTHMGPNFYPPVPDLRDTAIQAMADGELFYVIHYGIRFTGMPAWGKGPPEEDLDSWKLVHLIRHFPDITPEEIAEMKQYNPLTRAEREQQEALDQFLSGEDVVPQEHHH, encoded by the coding sequence ATGTTTAAACGAATTAAAGTATTTTTCATTATTGTTCTTCTCTTCTTGGTCGGGTCTACATTGGCGGCGCTCTGGTTGTTACCTGGGACGTTTTCCGCCAAATCCACTCCGCCCGAGTGGGAAGTGAAAGCGGCCAGATTTATTCGCCATCTAGCCACCCCCAGCCACTTCCTTAAGATGACGAACCCGGTCCCCCATTCTTCTGAAGCACTAGGGGAAGCTCGGCATCATTTTGCCGATCACTGCGCCACCTGCCACGCCAATGATGGAAGTGGAAAAACACATATGGGTCCGAATTTCTATCCTCCTGTTCCTGACCTCAGAGACACAGCCATTCAAGCGATGGCTGATGGCGAATTGTTTTATGTCATTCATTACGGCATTCGATTTACCGGAATGCCGGCCTGGGGGAAAGGTCCGCCGGAGGAAGATCTCGACAGTTGGAAATTAGTTCACCTTATTCGACATTTCCCCGATATCACTCCTGAAGAAATCGCAGAGATGAAACAATATAACCCTCTTACCCGCGCAGAACGGGAGCAACAAGAAGCCCTTGATCAATTTTTATCAGGAGAAGATGTGGTACCCCAGGAGCACCACCATTGA
- a CDS encoding AAA family ATPase, with product MTSSPLIKSLKKPECYSHPVSGVTLVETHISWVFLTGQYVYKIKKPVLFSFVDFSTLEKRRWFCEEEVRLNRRLAPQLYLGVVPITGSPSNPRIDGDGNPFEWAVKMKQFPPDQEFHKLLETGNLDESVISQLAIDIGTFHGRIDSSGDTFPYGKPDMVWRPIAECFEDIPLAALPERIQFCMKDIKEWTNREWTRLRPLLRGRKSSGQIRECHGDLHLGNISLFEGRTCVFDALEFKPGLRWIDVISEVAFLVMDLESKDRVDLAYWFLNCYLEVTGDYAGMSVFRLYEVYRALVRAKVAGLRLAQVEPGSPVGDDFLEEIIRYVELANRLVMSAPPILMLMHGVSGTGKTTVSTEVMNALGAVRVRSDVERKRIYAEQCKKVVDQGASMSLYAPAMTHATYDRLWNLANGMLQAGYPVVVDATFLDGAQRQSFFRLAHERHVSVVILDVWAPDEVLAERIACRAKQRTDASDATIRVMEQQRTKEDPLTELEQDTAIHLDSTDLPTVRSTIESLIKQRRKAAD from the coding sequence ATGACTTCTTCTCCGTTGATCAAATCCCTGAAGAAACCGGAATGCTATTCACACCCCGTGAGTGGGGTCACATTGGTGGAAACACACATTTCATGGGTGTTCCTAACTGGTCAGTATGTCTACAAAATTAAAAAACCCGTGTTGTTTTCCTTCGTTGATTTTTCGACACTTGAAAAACGGAGGTGGTTTTGTGAAGAAGAGGTTCGTCTCAACAGACGGTTAGCCCCACAGCTGTATCTGGGGGTGGTCCCCATTACTGGGTCCCCATCAAATCCTCGCATTGATGGGGATGGGAACCCTTTTGAATGGGCGGTCAAAATGAAACAATTTCCTCCCGATCAAGAATTTCACAAACTCCTTGAGACAGGCAATCTTGATGAATCTGTGATAAGTCAACTCGCCATAGATATTGGAACATTCCATGGCCGGATCGATTCCTCAGGAGATACCTTTCCCTATGGAAAGCCGGATATGGTATGGCGACCTATCGCAGAGTGCTTCGAGGACATTCCACTTGCAGCCCTCCCTGAGCGTATTCAATTCTGTATGAAGGATATCAAGGAATGGACTAACCGGGAATGGACGCGATTGAGACCATTGTTACGAGGGCGCAAATCATCCGGGCAGATTCGAGAATGTCATGGTGATCTTCATTTAGGAAATATTTCCCTATTTGAGGGCCGGACCTGTGTGTTTGATGCCTTGGAATTTAAGCCGGGGTTGCGTTGGATTGATGTTATTAGTGAAGTCGCATTTTTGGTCATGGATTTAGAGAGCAAGGATCGAGTGGATTTGGCATATTGGTTTTTGAACTGTTATCTGGAAGTGACTGGTGACTATGCCGGGATGAGTGTGTTCCGGTTGTATGAAGTTTATCGGGCACTTGTTCGAGCTAAAGTGGCAGGCTTGCGTCTGGCTCAGGTGGAGCCAGGAAGCCCGGTAGGGGATGATTTCCTTGAAGAAATAATCAGATACGTGGAGCTGGCTAATCGATTGGTGATGTCTGCTCCTCCAATATTGATGCTAATGCATGGAGTATCCGGGACCGGGAAGACGACCGTCTCCACTGAAGTGATGAATGCATTGGGTGCAGTGCGCGTGCGATCCGATGTGGAACGTAAACGGATCTATGCCGAACAATGTAAAAAAGTCGTAGATCAGGGAGCTTCCATGAGCTTATACGCGCCAGCTATGACTCATGCAACCTATGATCGGTTATGGAATCTTGCGAACGGCATGTTACAGGCGGGCTATCCGGTCGTTGTGGATGCCACATTCCTTGATGGCGCACAAAGGCAGTCATTCTTCCGACTCGCTCATGAACGTCATGTGTCTGTTGTCATCTTGGACGTCTGGGCGCCGGATGAGGTGTTGGCGGAGCGAATAGCATGTCGAGCTAAACAACGGACCGATGCCTCTGATGCAACGATTAGAGTTATGGAACAGCAAAGGACCAAAGAGGATCCTTTAACTGAACTTGAACAAGACACTGCTATTCACCTGGATTCGACTGATTTACCAACAGTTAGATCGACGATAGAGAGTCTTATTAAACAACGAAGGAAGGCTGCAGATTAA
- a CDS encoding Slp family lipoprotein produces MTYYRTSRLSRVIFRYKLVFLFSLAAICAGCSTSYKNSLPPDLAEHIEPGLMFPRIKNDPDSFKGKLVILGGQILAAKRLEDRTQLTILQLPLITEEEPTTELTQSEGRFIAEQQKFLDPATVPPGSRITLAGELSGSVQRSLDEDIYTYPTLLIKHFKIWPAYSSEYHRYGPYPSPFFYPYAYPYWGGYGRFYPYYPFGYW; encoded by the coding sequence ATGACCTACTACAGGACCAGTAGACTTTCACGTGTTATTTTTCGCTATAAACTAGTTTTCCTTTTTTCGCTCGCAGCCATTTGTGCCGGATGCTCTACCTCCTACAAAAACTCTCTTCCTCCTGACCTGGCAGAACACATTGAGCCAGGATTAATGTTTCCGCGCATTAAAAATGACCCGGACAGCTTCAAGGGAAAACTGGTTATACTGGGAGGGCAAATCCTGGCGGCAAAACGCTTAGAAGACAGAACTCAACTCACGATCCTTCAATTGCCCCTCATCACTGAGGAGGAGCCAACAACTGAACTCACTCAATCCGAAGGACGGTTTATTGCGGAACAGCAGAAATTTTTAGATCCTGCCACAGTCCCTCCCGGAAGCCGGATCACCTTGGCAGGAGAATTATCCGGCTCTGTCCAACGGAGTCTCGATGAAGACATATATACCTATCCCACTCTCCTCATAAAACATTTCAAAATCTGGCCAGCGTATTCTTCTGAATACCACCGGTATGGACCTTATCCTTCACCATTTTTTTACCCCTATGCATACCCGTACTGGGGTGGATATGGCCGCTTTTATCCGTATTACCCATTTGGATATTGGTAA
- a CDS encoding TadE/TadG family type IV pilus assembly protein yields the protein MMASLLRTVRNERGTASIELAFSLMIFLFVAFGIVEYGSLINERNSLTQLAREGASLASRNLTTNQNMMDLLGSTDNALDFKNQPSKYHIYLAQITAGTVANNNPTCTVVEQGGFNGSGVAAPALPNCDLPQNLFDYLVYVPGTGATVQQFTVLKVYYEHDPITPIGALATQFGWGAGNLGNSVTLFSQAIF from the coding sequence ATGATGGCATCATTGTTACGAACAGTGAGAAATGAACGGGGAACCGCTTCTATCGAGCTTGCCTTTTCCCTCATGATTTTCCTCTTCGTCGCCTTTGGTATTGTCGAATACGGAAGCCTCATCAACGAACGCAACTCGCTCACACAGCTCGCAAGAGAGGGCGCAAGCTTAGCCTCCCGAAACCTGACGACCAACCAGAACATGATGGATCTTCTCGGCTCGACCGACAATGCCCTGGATTTCAAAAATCAACCATCCAAATATCATATTTACCTAGCCCAAATTACGGCCGGAACCGTGGCGAACAATAACCCTACCTGTACAGTCGTTGAGCAGGGAGGATTTAACGGCTCCGGCGTGGCAGCTCCAGCGCTTCCAAACTGTGATTTACCGCAAAATCTTTTTGACTATTTGGTGTATGTTCCCGGTACCGGTGCAACGGTACAACAATTTACCGTCCTAAAAGTCTATTATGAACATGATCCAATAACCCCCATAGGGGCACTCGCTACTCAATTTGGATGGGGGGCAGGCAACCTGGGGAATAGTGTGACCTTGTTCAGTCAAGCGATTTTTTAA